In the Oscillatoria salina IIICB1 genome, CTAGTAGGAGAGGGGCTGGGGGAGAGGTTATCTTCATATCTTTCTTCAACTCTTTCATCTTCTCCCCTCTCCTAGTAGGAGAGGGGCTGGGGGAGAGGTTATCTTCATATCTTTCTTAAATTTCAAACAGTCTCGCTTTGACAAGGGGTAACAAAGGAAGGTAGATTCTTATTTTATTCTTAGAGCATTTATTTTCTACTTAAAGCCAATTTCCAACCAATAATTAATCGAAAAATTTCTCTCCCTTTACCAAGGCAAAATCATTTCATTTCCCACTAAGATTTATCTAACCTAACCCCCCAACCCCCTTCCCTTGAAGGGAAGGGGGAGTAATTAATATCTTTAACTCTTTCATCTTCTCCCCTCTCCTAGTAGGAGAATTTATGGGGGAGAGGTTATCTTCATATCTTTCTTCAACTCTTTCATCTTCTCCCCTCTCCTAGTAGGAGAATTTATGGGGGAGAGGTTATCTTCATATCTTTCTTTAACTCTTTCATCTTCTCCCCTCTCCTGGTAGGAGAATTTATGGGGGAGAGGTTATCTTCATATCTTTCTTCAACTCTCCATCTCTACTCAACTAAAGTAGAACCGGGCGGACATTCTACAGCAGAATTATACACCAAAACTGGCATTTCAGGAGGCGGTGCAGCAGCCAATTCACTTTGACAAATACCCGTGACAGTATCGGTTAAATTATCATCACTCTTGACAACAAATACAGCACCAGTATAGCTTCTTAAAATTGCTTCCCGAGGTGTAGCCATAATCTTAACGCTGTTATCTGGTTGTAGTTCAATGTCATAAGTATAGTTAACTTCTGAGGGGGGATTTAAACCTAATTCCTCCCAAGAATCAGTGAATTTTTTTTCTTGTAAGAAATAAGCTTCCTCACCATTAAGAAAACTTTTAACGTACAATTTACCTTCTGATTCTCTAGCTTTAGTTGCTTGGTTAAGTAAACTCGGCAACAAGATTGCTCCACCAATCATTAGAATAAAAATTAAACCTAAACAACCGCAACCAATTCCGCCAATAATTAAAAGTATTTTCAGCCCTGAATTTTGTTGTTGAGGTGGGGTAGGTTCGTTTTGAAAGTCTGATGGTTGGGTCATGTTTAAATATTTGTAGTTTAGCTATTTTTGGGTTGCGATTTCAAGCTATTCAAGCTACAAATAGGTTGTCAAGCTAAGTACATAAAACTTAATTTACTTGCTTTAATCGCCAGCCATTTTTTTCAATAACGGAACTAATAAATAATAACTAATACCTAGAGATAAACCCAAACTTGCACCAAGGAAGGCAAAAAAGGCAATAGTTGCGCCTAAATATAAATAATCAGGCTGAGAAAAAGACAAAATTTCTCTAACTACATTATTCGGAAGAACATCAAACTTTACCAAAGTAGCAAATAACGCTCCTGTTCCTAATAATACTACTAAAGTATGGACAAATTTGTAGCTAGATAAACCAAAACCTAGAACTACAGGAATAACTGCTACAACTAAAAAGGAGAGAAATTGAACTATTTCTGAACCAGGCATAATTTGCCAAATTAACCAACCGAAAATGTAACTAAAAAAGCCACTTATTCCGGCAAGAAAAAAACGGCGATCTTGTCCAAAACCTCCGGCTGCGGTTAAACCTAAAGCTGTTCCCAAACCAGCACAACCAAACAAAAGCATTTCTTTGGCTAAGATTAATTCAATATTGGGAAAAAAGTCACTAAATTGCTGTGTTATCCAAGTTTCTAAGTTAGCACCCATAGGAGTCACAAAGCTTATTAAAAAGCCAATAATTGTGCCGATCGCTGCACCAATTGCTCCTAATAACATTTCTTTCATAGTATCTAAACAAGCGAGAACAATTTTCTCAATAATCCGCCCAGTAAATTTAATTAATTTGACTAAAGTTTGTTTAAAATAATAAAGTAATAG is a window encoding:
- a CDS encoding type IV pilin-like G/H family protein encodes the protein MTQPSDFQNEPTPPQQQNSGLKILLIIGGIGCGCLGLIFILMIGGAILLPSLLNQATKARESEGKLYVKSFLNGEEAYFLQEKKFTDSWEELGLNPPSEVNYTYDIELQPDNSVKIMATPREAILRSYTGAVFVVKSDDNLTDTVTGICQSELAAAPPPEMPVLVYNSAVECPPGSTLVE